A segment of the Bactrocera dorsalis isolate Fly_Bdor unplaced genomic scaffold, ASM2337382v1 BdCtg018, whole genome shotgun sequence genome:
ACCGGCCCTACAATCTTCATGAACACAgttgtatgtaatatatatgcgcagcaacgagtaataaatttttgttcataatcgGGTATTAATCCGTTACTCAGTCTGATTCTGTCAGTTCGAATCATGTTCACAAATCGAACCGTTTGTCttcaaatcagcgatagagaACAACTTTGTCGCACGAGCGATTAGCTTATACATGATTTGTTTATGAACGTTCGCATTAGCAGAAAATACCCGAAATGATACATACTCACGCTTCATTGATTGAAATGATCGACAGTGTTGGGTTTGTATATCATCCTCTAAACACTGATTTACTCGTGCACTTCTGTTCTATTTCAAAAACATatcttatgtatatacatatgttattcgatggaatttccattgtttacacatcgaaaatttgtaacattttcaaatctgatacattttttgccaCACATGATTCAAATCAATCCAgtagaaaattgttgttgcttgctgtACTCGTAGATTTACTCGTAGTTTACCCGCAGTTTCACATCGattcaaacaatcgtcgcaacgCTATGAACTGACATGATACGATTTGACGCTGGCGGGTACTCGAATTGATcaacaatgttgtctatgatgaactgaattgatttgattgtgtttttggcacgaGTGTTTATTGTGATTTAATCATACTCGTTGAAGCTCTCTGATGCGTACCCACAATATACTTCAACTTGTAAGCCTTTTAGATAAAGgatgaacttatttcaattgctatacaaatgtaaatattttatttgataaaattattaaataaacaatcAAATTACTGGAGCACTTACGTACATATGAGCTTATCGACTgtctattttaaacaaatatgaatTTCATTTGCCAGTTATGTGATatgataatatgaaatattacataattacgtaatttttataaattagtagtctttcaattaaattaaaggaATGATGATTATTTTATAGCACTAAACGTTTCCGAATTTTATTTAGTGTTTAGGAAAGGCAGATTAGCGGATCAATCAGATTTATGTATGACTAAATAATTTGGTTTATCTTTTTGAAATCTCAAAGCTACAAGTACATCTTGTCTTTTAACTTGTATTATTAAGAAAGAGGGATTTTATTACTTGTCTTAAATTAATACATAATATCTCAGGAATCTTGTGTATAAATTTCAAGTTAAAGCGTTTTTCTTACAAGTCGGGGACCCTCATAACTTTAAAGCTACGCCACCGATCCTTTTCAGTTTTGAATActatttctacaaatattttattttttcagttttcccaaaaaacgaatatttcaaatttcacaaaacaatCTCAGCGTTGCCTGGGAAAATTATTATCTAACGAATGGACCTTGGATTTTCGATTTCAGAAGATGCAGCATCAAGTTATGAGCGGCATCGTAACGCATTTTTTTCCGACACACATTTGAATAAATTATGACATTGcagtatttttatttccttgtaAAAGTTTTACATATTCTTCTTGGAAtgtcatattttaatttgacatcggttttaagaaattaaagaaatttcactaaaatatgACTGTTTTTGTACGAACTAATCCTACTCCCCTTACCTGGCTGTTACACGATCAGGAAATTGCTTTCAAGTTGCAATACACCCACACATTTCTACTACCACACACTATTTTTCGGACTTGAACACAGTTTTGATGTAAACTTTTCCATTCCATCACATAGTTTTGCaaacaaatgaaatgtaatagtcgaaaatatgaatatttctttatattcttGAATTGAAGCTATATATTATTGATTATCACAGCTGtcaatttaaatcaattaagaCTAGTAGTTTGTGTGATTAACCGAAAGCAAGTTCGTGATCGTGTAACTGcagagttaaaataaaatagaagtgCTTCGCTTgagaaacagctgattcaaagTTTCGAATGAATACATGACACTCCAAAAGAAACAAgatttttggtaatataaatgtataatatatatatatgagcaCTCTTTGCAACTTTATACATGTCGCCGTAGTTCTTAAAATTTAatcccaaactgaaattgcaacGCAATaagtttttaacaaattttgctttttttgcaaGACGGGTTGGGACTGTTAATGAGGTTCGCAAGTATGAACTTAttgcatttcaataaatatattttctttgttatattgcacttttttattaatatgtacGAAAGTAcgtatatacaataaaaataaactcaatGTTTATATTGTGTAAACATGTTAAAATAACAAGAACCACATACACTATCACTTTAAATGAGACTTGCATTCAAAACATTCTCCGAGTGCTAGACGATCAATGTATTCAGTTATttcactaaacattttttttttaatttaagcacATTTTCATTGTTGCACACACATTTAAGACAAGAGCAAGTTCCTCCCCAACCCCACACCTTTTTTCTTCTTAACCTACCTTCTTTCTGAGTTTCCCCCGAATGTGACACAAACGTTTCACTCCGTCAAAACATGTTGCCTCAAGTCGACCATTGCCCAGCATTTTGGTGACTTGTGCATATTCTTGCTGATCCTCCTTGAAAATCAATTCACGTTTTTCGAATTCATTTTCGTTCTTTCCACGACGACGATTTTTACCTCCTTTTCCCTTATTTTTAGGcattttgctgctgttgttaggCTTACTCctcttttacttttattggTGGTAATGCACTTTCAATTTAGGATCTACGGAAAATTTGcaaattctttatatatttaatgtaCCAGATTTACtcataaaatgttgaaaatttactTACGAAAATGCTTGAAAACGTCGTCACGAACTTTTTCGCTTCGAGTCTTTCGACAGAAAGGAAAGAGCAATTGTGATGTATTTCGATGCTGACAGTCAGCGCACCTGTAACGTAGGAGCAAGTGAAAAGAATAGTGTTTAAAAATCTTGCAGAATGTTATAAATAAAGATGGCTGCGCTATGATATGGGTGAAACAGAGATACATATATGAGATAATGGGTAATTGATTTACAAGGTTGCATTGTGTGCCGTCCATATCAAATATGtgcaatttgcataaaatagcaaaagcaaTGAAATTATGTTAGCAATTAAAatgaagttaaaaatataaaataaaaaaataccttttatttcttttatctCTTTTCTTCCtgtgaaactttaaaatttttaagtgaaatagcaagtaaatatatttatggacCTTTCTTTGTTATAGTATGTCTAGAGTGCTGTAAAGTCATTTGGAATACCGAAAACTGATTTCATTTTCGCTTCTGCTTATCTGAATGCAACCCTGTGGCGATGTAGCACAGTTTGTTTTTCGGCTATTAAAAACAAgacattattaaataaaaagtgcaatattttaacgaaaaacAAAGTAATTCtacatttgtaattatttatttatgagttTGTGAAACTTATAATGTTATAGCATATAAACCACACAATTGTATTGATCGTCGACGTCACCTGATATTACTGGCCACGGCCTACGAAAAGGgagaaaaacaaacaacaaaagccgtgaactaaacaaaaaaaggtGGAATACAATTgatgaaaactttaaaatttcttatcagTGCGTGGCGTATCTGATAACTGTCTTACCAATTTATAAAGTGAGTTTAAAAACTTGTAATAAAATAGTATATCTTTTGACCTGGTTTTGTAAGAGGAGCATTATCGTTGGTTATTCGTACCAAGAAGAAATCAAATATAAGAAAGTGTGACGTGTCATAAATAATTGCGATACTCAATAACAGTATCTAAAagacatttcattaatttttaatctctATAAAAATGTGTGGCACAAATTCGGCAAGTACAAAAGGCACACGCGCCCTTATTCTCGTTGGTGGCTACGGAACACGACTCCGTCCTTTGACACTTAGTACACCAAAACCACTCGTAGAGTTTGCGAATAAACCCATTTTATTGCATCAGCTTGAAGCTTTAGTTAGTGTCGGATGTAGGCAGGTTGGTATATCACTAACatataaattttcatgtttgtagctaatttttttaactaatttatataCCTGTATACAGGTTATACTTGCTGTTTCCTACCGCGCTGAGCAAATGGAAAAGGAATTAAAACAGGAGGCAGAAAAATTAGgcgttaatttaatattttcacatgAAAACGAACCCCTTGGGACGGCGGGACCACTGGCATTAGCGAAAGACATTCTCAGTTCCAGCAATGAACCCTTTTATGTGCTAAACTCGGATGTGATTTGTGATTTCCCATTTAAACAATTAGAACAATTCCACAAAAACCATGGCAAAGAGGGCACAATCGTTGTTACaaaagtcgaagagccgtcCAAATACGGCGTAGTGCTGTACGACGAACAAGGCCgcattgaaaatttcattgagaaACCACAAGAATTtgtaagcaacaaaattaatgccggtatatatatatttaatccCTCCGTGCTGGATCGCATAGAAGTTAAGCCAACATCAATTGAAAAGGAAGTTTTTCCCGTTATGGCTGATGAGGGACAACTGTACGCAATGGAATTGCCTGGTTTTTGGATGGATATAGGACAACCTAAAGATTTCCTAACAGGTGAGAAGATCACAATCAAATGACACGTATGCATTACCGCATTCTGCAGTCATTAGTCAGAGAGATaaggtgttttttgttttattttaagaacAAATTTGCTAGTAATGTCTGAAAGTATGTTTCTTTTCCGCTTTCTGAAGGGAATAAAGCTTATCAATTTCATTCATGACCACATGATATTGAACCAGTAGCTATTTGTATTGATTGATTAAAGGCGGTAAAAGTTGAACATTCAAAAGATAACGCTATATAGGAagctacaaatattattttcatttatctgCTTCCATCCGAAGTATTAAAAACGTTTAGCACTTTAAAGTGCCTAATTGGAAATCCcagtaaataataattcaaaagtTATTTCAtgcgcgcacatacacacagataAAAGTATTTCGTTTTTAGGGCATCTTAATATCCATCACGTAATAAtgattatgtttttattttgtaggcATGTGCCTTTATTTAACATCATTACGGCAAAAGCAATCATCCAAACTTTATACCGGACCCGGAGTAGTGGGAAATGTTTTAGTGGATCCAACAGCAAAAATTGGCGAAGGCTGTCGTATTGGACCAAATGTTACTATCGGCCCAGATGTAGTAATTGAAGATGGCGTTTGTATTAAGCGTTCAACGATTCTCACAGGTGCTATAGTTAAGTCACACTCATGGTTGGATTCCTGCATTGTTGGTTGGCGTTCGGTTGTAGGCCGTTGGGTACGTTTAGAGGGTATAACCGTGCTCGGTGAAGATGTTATTGTGAAGGATGAAATCTACATAAACGGTGGGCAGGTACTGCCTCATAAAAGTATAGCCGCTAGTGTGCCAGAACCTCAGATAATAATGTAAATGTTTGATAATGCTATTTTACAGTTATTGCCTGTAATATAAATAGGTATTAGTGAAAGTTTTCTATGATTTGTTCTTAAATATGCCACGATTGGTCATTGTCTTTAAATGAGCGACATtttgaatttgatttatttgacatttccatttatatttttttaatttgtaagcGTACATACAAAAATGTATGTGAAATTCACGAGTGGCTCCAAAAACAGTTTAAAATTAATGACGAGTAATGTTTATAATGTGACTCATAGATATGTGCACACAACTAGTAACTATGTACGTGCTAAATAATGCTAAATGTACGCTCAAGCATGTTATTcttaatataactttttttacaaataaacttttattatatatgaaataatattaattgctATCAAGTACGCAATATAAAATAACTTATGGgcctgaaaaatataaaattctaaatagtatttattttttattgaaaaataaaaattattaaaattgtaaacatattaaaaaatgtgttttagttaCTACTGTTATGTATATAACATTTACCGTACAAATAGCAGGTATATATTTCGATTCCATATGAAATTGTTACTGTCGATCAGTCAGACATTGGTGAATAAACATAATTGTTTGTTTCGCATTCAACGCAAAACGCACTAATTGTTTGTTCTTATGCACTGAAAACGAAGTAGGCACCTAAACAGTGTATTTGAGCGTTTGCTGCCTAgattaaacaattaaaacactgtattttttatcatagattttattaagtttataatttatatgtagTAATTGCAATTCAAATTGTAATTATAGGTAATTGTggtattttgtttacaatttctgtaatatttcttcatatttgttattgtagttgctaaatatattatgtatgtatgtaatacgtTACGctaagttttattatattttttgttaatcttCAAATTACATGTCATTCATATTTTGTTGGCTTATAATATTCTTGTTTCATATTACTGACTTGTTCTCTCCGCACATTGCATTCTCCAATTAATCAGAACACTTTTCATATACAGTTTCATTTGTTTAGAAATTGATTATTCCTACATTTTCGCACGCCTTATATAGATTCTCCTTATTCGAAAGTTAGTGTATGTCAGCATGTTtgcaataaaaagtttaaatatcacAACACACATGTttctgcatttatttttgttcttatgTAGTATTACAAGCGTTTCATTGGTTTGCTTTTGTGTGTAATAAAGtgttaaattttcttttgaatgtTTATTTAAAGACGTTCACACCAACTACTACACTTAAAACAACGCATGAACGCcacttaaattaataattttaaacatatgtactgtagtacatatgtatacattggtattttatttttaagaaattaaacgttaaaaattattgttgttactcatacatacatatataataataaaaaaactaagtAGTTAATTTCAGACAAAATAAAAGTGGATTTTTACCTAATGGCTGCTTTTCAACTATAGCAGagcatgtatgtaaatgtggcAAAATCGTTATAACTAAATGAGGTCTgtttatatataactataaacattagggtgtccgttaatTCTCAAGTTGATTGCTTGTTCTTTTTTTGCACGCTTTCCCTAAAGATTCCGTTTTTGCCTAAAAATAAAGGATTTACTGTCAAACAAGctctttatttcaaatttaaagctTGCCTAAATCCTATTTCTTGTaacatgaaattttttgaaatttgcattAAGCAAGTGCCCTGTATGAGTATAGTACATTTGATGCATAACTTTAACTCCGTAAACTTTTTAATGGAACGTTTTTAGAAAAAGCAAATCATTCAGATCAACTTGGAAATAACGGACattataataaacatacatacatacaaatatttgatacacattacttaatttttgttattttttagatGCATTACACAATATTACATCTGGAGTGTTGATCTGCACATTGGCAGTTTATTATTCCTTCTTCAAatctaaatattataaaatgttttaattggtTATTGTTTATAATACTTATTTGTTGAGTGCACTTCCCATCAAACAGCATACGATTACGTAATAACTaattcatacaaacataaatcAATACAATAATGAAGAACGTACAAATATGAAACATAGGCTGAGTGAATAGGACGCATAAGTAACCGCAGACGCGAACACAAAAGCGCATAGAAGCTTTTATATTATCAAGTATTACAAGTATTGGTGTTAGTTTTGAAATATGTGATACATATATTACAatctttatataaattaaagaaagtaTATGAATAAACTGAATTAAATTTGagtatttttatcaaattattaTGGAGTGCTTGttgtacatttacatacaatttttatttaaataaattatgcttaagtttcttctttatatttatagaaTGCTGCAATTGATATTCTATTGAGCTAAATCAATTCTGAGAAAATTTACCCAATTCtttgttcaattaaaaaatatatgcatgtacatacatatatattctgaGATTCTAAACTTTTTCACATACTTTGTTGATTCTCAACTAATAatgcacataaaataaatttaaatgattaatttttttgagaaattacAGTGAATTTGAGTTTATTTCTATTTTGGTAGGCAAATTTTATACCCTTTTCttgtcaataataaataaaataataacccATCGTGAAAtcatgaaatgataaatttttacacttgtttaaaaaaaaattgttgttggattacatATAAAAAGGAGTTTGGGCAATTACAATTCTCAACGTCATGTTTTGGGTTCGTCATAAcgtataactttatgagactataaGAAACccctatatataatatgtatgtttataaaacTTGTGTCGGAAATTTACTAATATTAGCAAAGGCATAAAAGGAAATGCGCAATCTCTTATTAGGATAGAAAgtacacgattttttttttcactggtATCAAactatttgaaacaaaaaacatagGTATTTGAGAAACAATTCAAAACAAAGTGGGAAAAAGCACACAAtgaatcacaatttttttttttgaattttcaccaAATTCGTTAGT
Coding sequences within it:
- the LOC105230226 gene encoding mannose-1-phosphate guanyltransferase beta, whose protein sequence is MCGTNSASTKGTRALILVGGYGTRLRPLTLSTPKPLVEFANKPILLHQLEALVSVGCRQVILAVSYRAEQMEKELKQEAEKLGVNLIFSHENEPLGTAGPLALAKDILSSSNEPFYVLNSDVICDFPFKQLEQFHKNHGKEGTIVVTKVEEPSKYGVVLYDEQGRIENFIEKPQEFVSNKINAGIYIFNPSVLDRIEVKPTSIEKEVFPVMADEGQLYAMELPGFWMDIGQPKDFLTGMCLYLTSLRQKQSSKLYTGPGVVGNVLVDPTAKIGEGCRIGPNVTIGPDVVIEDGVCIKRSTILTGAIVKSHSWLDSCIVGWRSVVGRWVRLEGITVLGEDVIVKDEIYINGGQVLPHKSIAASVPEPQIIM